The following nucleotide sequence is from Mangifera indica cultivar Alphonso chromosome 17, CATAS_Mindica_2.1, whole genome shotgun sequence.
CGAATAAGATTGTAACTTTCAATTAAACCCAGGTGTTTTCATTTTGTGGCAGGCTATAAATGCTTATGGTGTGGCCAAAGTTGTTGTTTCTGGGAATCCAGAGTTTGAGAAGGGGGATTTGGTTGTGGGGTTTTTCTCTTGGGGCGAGTACTGTATAGTGAAACCAGGTGGAATGATAAGGAAATTTGATTCCATGGGATTTCCATTGTCTTACCAGGTTGGAGTTTTAGGTAATCAACTCATCATCCTCATCGATCTGTCACATCAAATTTCATGATCATAATCCTTACCATAATCGCTATCTTCGTGTTGACTTTCTTAAAAAATTTCCCCAGCGTTTGTAAacattgatattgttttaaggCCAAGTatcatttcccacccaagatttgatgcaCACCACTTTTCACCCAgtaactatcaaaaatttaacCAATTTCACACGTTGAAAATCAATCTGACTTGGAGTTGATTCTACATCTACTATTAGTTTGTCTGTAATCTTTTAATTCTTATATCCTATAACCTACTATATGGATTCAATAATTATGTTGACATTCAATTCATGTTAAAATTCGTCTGATTAATCCTACGTCCTTATTATGCTTCTATACAGACCATTAAGAGATTGCTTTTATATAGTAATGAACAAAGCATTTGTTGTTGGCTGCTGCAGGGTTTAGTGGACTTACAGCCTATGCAGGATTCTTTGAAATTTGCAAGCCCAAAAAGGGAGAAAAAGTGTTTGTATCGGCTGCCTCTGGATCTGTTGGAAATTTGGTGGGACAATATGCAAAACTCTTCGGTTGCTATGTGGTTGGCTCTGCCGGAAGCAAGGAAAAggtaaattttataagttaattaattaaagttctGTCAGTTATTCAGGGATATAGACACTTGACGGGAAATTGTTCGTATGGATCATAGGTAGCATTGCTGAAAGAGAAGCTCGGTTTTGATGATGCATTCAACTACAAGGAGGAAACTGACTTAAAGGCCACTCTCAAGAGGTAACAATTATTGTTCAACTTCCAAAAACATTAATACTGTCAAGATATTGCCCTTTGTTTTTGGGTTGATAGCTTAAAAACCAGAAGAAACTCTAGTATTTTGTCTAGATTTGCCTAGAGGCACTAACTATATATTCATAGtaaacaatatctttttttgAGCAATAGTAAGATAAACTTCAGAGAGGAGGTTGAATCCTATAAGGGTTGAATATGACACTcttagacaaatctcacattATCAAAGCACAAAAGAGATTCTGAGTTTAGTGCATCCCATATCATTTGAGAATGCTAAGATAAATGATACCATGACTTACAATGTGTATAAAGTgaacaatatattataatacatcagACTACTAGACTAAGGATGTTACAAGGTAAATTTCACTACCTAACCGGCCTGAAATCTACAGGTACTTCCCTGAAGggatagatatatattttgacAATGTGGGAGCAGAAATGCAAGAAGCAGCAGTTGCCAACATGAACATTTTCGGTAGAGTGGCAGTCTGTGGGATAATATCTGAATACACAAATAGTGGCAGACGAGCAGCTCCTGAAATGCTAGATGTCGTGTACAAGAGAATCAGGATTCAAGGGTTTTTATCAGCTGATCACTTTGACGTTTATGGAGATTTCATTTCAACAACCTGTGACCACCTCCGAACTGGTAAAATTCATCCACTGGAAGACATTTCCTCTGGTGTAGAGAGCATCCCATCTGCTTTTATAGGACTTTTTCAGGGCCACAACGTCGGAAAAAAGATGGTTCAAATTGCAGAAGAGTGAGATGATTTATGGCAAATCTCCCAGCTTTCAGCTTAATTTTCATCACAGAATAATTGATGGATTCTGATAACCATCCCATTTAGTCATGTCATGTTAAATTTCAGCTTCTTTATAGTAGGCCATTGTAGTAGGCCAATGAACTGTTTCTCCATAGAGAATTTTCCAATTTAACTTCCAGCCCCACCTCTTAAAGTGATAAagacatttattatattattaggttTAGAtcataatatgataaatttgattactTTTATACCCttattaaagtattaaaatcatattaatc
It contains:
- the LOC123200128 gene encoding 2-alkenal reductase (NADP(+)-dependent)-like: MEVSNKYITIKNHVDGAPKESDFEIRAASLPLKLQPGSTDIIVKTLYVSIDPYQLNRMKTTSSSQSASSYSVAINPGEAINAYGVAKVVVSGNPEFEKGDLVVGFFSWGEYCIVKPGGMIRKFDSMGFPLSYQVGVLGFSGLTAYAGFFEICKPKKGEKVFVSAASGSVGNLVGQYAKLFGCYVVGSAGSKEKVALLKEKLGFDDAFNYKEETDLKATLKRYFPEGIDIYFDNVGAEMQEAAVANMNIFGRVAVCGIISEYTNSGRRAAPEMLDVVYKRIRIQGFLSADHFDVYGDFISTTCDHLRTGKIHPLEDISSGVESIPSAFIGLFQGHNVGKKMVQIAEE